One window from the genome of Anopheles merus strain MAF chromosome 3R, AmerM5.1, whole genome shotgun sequence encodes:
- the LOC121597385 gene encoding MAGUK p55 subfamily member 7-like isoform X1: MTAVVMASDGSYDPVISKLITSLKEAESLSDEKDLGFLQNLLQSKELNALVNVHSKVAKINKDDRIAPLLSASVQILMEVLELLAPRCHISPLCKEVFHLLQTPHLQSILFAHDAIAQKDFYPHLPDIPVEVDEDEETIKIVQLVKSNEPLCAGAQSAEPIVGATIKTDEETGKIIIARIMHGGAADRSGLIHVGDEVIEVNNINVEGKTPSDVLSILQNSEGTITFKLVPSDGKLDQRESKVRVKAYFDYEPENDPYIPCKEAGLGFQRGDILHIVSQDDSYWWQARKEGEKTTRAGLIPSRALQERRILHERTQKEPNGDAKKGSCASICSTPPGSPNPNHPCGGPKTKKIMYDTAENDDFDREMIATYEEVAKLYPCPGVFRPIVLIGAPGVGRNELKRRLVARDPEKYKSPVPYTTRPMRPGEVAGREYLFVTREKMEADIAASKFIEHGEYKGHLYGTAADSVKSIVNASCVCVLGPHYQALKSLRTAQLKPYIVHIRPPAFEELKKSRTKARARSTFDENNSRGFTDEEFMEMIKSDERINFHYGHFCDEEIVNDDLSEAFEKLVNFANKCETEPLWAPASWVQ; the protein is encoded by the exons ATGACCGCAGTTGTCATGGCGTCGGACGGAAGCTATGATCCAG TAATTTCTAAGTTGATTACATCGCTCAAAGAAGCAGAAAGCTTGTCAGATGAGAAGGATCTTGGGTTCTTGCAAAATTTGCTGCAGTCGAAGGAACTCAATGCACTTGTTAACGTACATAGCAAGGTGGCCAAAATTAACAAGGATGACAGAATAGCACCGTTGCTCTCTGCGTCCGTGCAG ATTCTGATGGAAGTACTGGAGCTGCTGGCTCCGAGATGCCATATTTCTCCACTTTGCAAAGAGGTATTCCATCTACTTCAAACACCGCATTTGCAG AGTATTCTTTTCGCTCATGATGCGATCGCGCAAAAAGATTTCTATCCACATCTTCCGGATATCCCTGTGGAAGTTGACGAAGACGAAGAAACTATCAAAATCGTACAACTTGTGAAAAGTAATGAACCTCTG TGTGCTGGAGCACAAAGTGCGGAACCAATCGTT GGCGCTACTATTAAAACAGACGAGGAGACGGGCAAAATCATTATCGCAAGGATCATGCACGGTGGAGCGGCAGATCGTTCGGGCCTTATTCACGTTGGCGATGAGGTGATTGAAGTGAATAACATTAACGTCGAGGGTAAAACACCAAGCGATGTTCTATCAATTCTG CAAAACTCGGAAGGTACGATCACATTCAAGCTTGTACCATCGGATGGTAAGCTGGACCAACGTGAAAGTAAAGTGCGGGTGAAGGCGTACTTTGACTACGAACCTGAAAACGATCCCTACATCCCTTGCAAAGAAGCTGGCCTAGGATTCCAGCGCGGTGATATCCTGCATATTGTATCTCAG GATGATTCCTACTGGTGGCAAGCGCGCAAGGAAGGTGAAAAGACAACACGCGCCGGATTGATACCAAGTCGAGCACTGCAGGAGCGTCGCATCCTGCATGAACGAACTCAAAAGGAACCGAACGGCGATGCAAAAA AAGGTTCATGTGCCTCCATCTGCTCTACTCCACCCGGTTCACCAAATCCAAACCATCCTTGTGGTGGACCAAAGACTAAAAAGATTATGTATGATACAGCTGAGAACGATGATTTTGATCGAGAAATGATCGCCACTTACGAGGAGGTAGCAAAGCTGTACCCGTGTCCCGGTGTCTTTCGACCCATCGTCTTAATCGGTGCACCCGGCGTGGGTCGAAACGAGCTGAAGCGTCGACTGGTGGCCCGAGATccagaaaaatacaaaagtcCAGTTCCAT ACACCACGCGGCCTATGCGCCCCGGAGAGGTTGCCGGAAGGGAGTATCTGTTCGTGACAAGGGAAAAAATGGAAGCGGATATTGCGGCCAGCAAGTTTATTGAACATGGCGAGTACAAAGGACATCTGTACGGTACGGCGGCCGATAGTGTGAAAAGCATCGTAAATGCTAGCTGCGTCTGTGTCCTTGGACCGCACTATCAAGCGCTGAAATCATTACGGACAGCTCAACTAAAGCCATACATTGTACATATTAGACCACCGGCGTTTGAGGAGTTGAAAAAATCTCGTACGAAAGCTCGGGCACGCTCCACGTTCGATGAAAACAATTCACGAGGTTTTACG GACGAAGAATTTATGGAAATGATCAAATCGGATGAGCGCATCAATTTTCATTACGGCCACTTCTGTGACGAGGAGATCGTGAACGATGATCTTTCTGAGGCGTTCGAAAAGTTGGTAAATTTTGCCAACAAATGCGAAACCGAGCCCCTCTGGGCACCCGCCAGTTGGGTGCAGTAG
- the LOC121597385 gene encoding MAGUK p55 subfamily member 7-like isoform X2: MTAVVMASDGSYDPVISKLITSLKEAESLSDEKDLGFLQNLLQSKELNALVNVHSKVAKINKDDRIAPLLSASVQILMEVLELLAPRCHISPLCKEVFHLLQTPHLQSILFAHDAIAQKDFYPHLPDIPVEVDEDEETIKIVQLVKSNEPLGATIKTDEETGKIIIARIMHGGAADRSGLIHVGDEVIEVNNINVEGKTPSDVLSILQNSEGTITFKLVPSDGKLDQRESKVRVKAYFDYEPENDPYIPCKEAGLGFQRGDILHIVSQDDSYWWQARKEGEKTTRAGLIPSRALQERRILHERTQKEPNGDAKKGSCASICSTPPGSPNPNHPCGGPKTKKIMYDTAENDDFDREMIATYEEVAKLYPCPGVFRPIVLIGAPGVGRNELKRRLVARDPEKYKSPVPYTTRPMRPGEVAGREYLFVTREKMEADIAASKFIEHGEYKGHLYGTAADSVKSIVNASCVCVLGPHYQALKSLRTAQLKPYIVHIRPPAFEELKKSRTKARARSTFDENNSRGFTDEEFMEMIKSDERINFHYGHFCDEEIVNDDLSEAFEKLVNFANKCETEPLWAPASWVQ; the protein is encoded by the exons ATGACCGCAGTTGTCATGGCGTCGGACGGAAGCTATGATCCAG TAATTTCTAAGTTGATTACATCGCTCAAAGAAGCAGAAAGCTTGTCAGATGAGAAGGATCTTGGGTTCTTGCAAAATTTGCTGCAGTCGAAGGAACTCAATGCACTTGTTAACGTACATAGCAAGGTGGCCAAAATTAACAAGGATGACAGAATAGCACCGTTGCTCTCTGCGTCCGTGCAG ATTCTGATGGAAGTACTGGAGCTGCTGGCTCCGAGATGCCATATTTCTCCACTTTGCAAAGAGGTATTCCATCTACTTCAAACACCGCATTTGCAG AGTATTCTTTTCGCTCATGATGCGATCGCGCAAAAAGATTTCTATCCACATCTTCCGGATATCCCTGTGGAAGTTGACGAAGACGAAGAAACTATCAAAATCGTACAACTTGTGAAAAGTAATGAACCTCTG GGCGCTACTATTAAAACAGACGAGGAGACGGGCAAAATCATTATCGCAAGGATCATGCACGGTGGAGCGGCAGATCGTTCGGGCCTTATTCACGTTGGCGATGAGGTGATTGAAGTGAATAACATTAACGTCGAGGGTAAAACACCAAGCGATGTTCTATCAATTCTG CAAAACTCGGAAGGTACGATCACATTCAAGCTTGTACCATCGGATGGTAAGCTGGACCAACGTGAAAGTAAAGTGCGGGTGAAGGCGTACTTTGACTACGAACCTGAAAACGATCCCTACATCCCTTGCAAAGAAGCTGGCCTAGGATTCCAGCGCGGTGATATCCTGCATATTGTATCTCAG GATGATTCCTACTGGTGGCAAGCGCGCAAGGAAGGTGAAAAGACAACACGCGCCGGATTGATACCAAGTCGAGCACTGCAGGAGCGTCGCATCCTGCATGAACGAACTCAAAAGGAACCGAACGGCGATGCAAAAA AAGGTTCATGTGCCTCCATCTGCTCTACTCCACCCGGTTCACCAAATCCAAACCATCCTTGTGGTGGACCAAAGACTAAAAAGATTATGTATGATACAGCTGAGAACGATGATTTTGATCGAGAAATGATCGCCACTTACGAGGAGGTAGCAAAGCTGTACCCGTGTCCCGGTGTCTTTCGACCCATCGTCTTAATCGGTGCACCCGGCGTGGGTCGAAACGAGCTGAAGCGTCGACTGGTGGCCCGAGATccagaaaaatacaaaagtcCAGTTCCAT ACACCACGCGGCCTATGCGCCCCGGAGAGGTTGCCGGAAGGGAGTATCTGTTCGTGACAAGGGAAAAAATGGAAGCGGATATTGCGGCCAGCAAGTTTATTGAACATGGCGAGTACAAAGGACATCTGTACGGTACGGCGGCCGATAGTGTGAAAAGCATCGTAAATGCTAGCTGCGTCTGTGTCCTTGGACCGCACTATCAAGCGCTGAAATCATTACGGACAGCTCAACTAAAGCCATACATTGTACATATTAGACCACCGGCGTTTGAGGAGTTGAAAAAATCTCGTACGAAAGCTCGGGCACGCTCCACGTTCGATGAAAACAATTCACGAGGTTTTACG GACGAAGAATTTATGGAAATGATCAAATCGGATGAGCGCATCAATTTTCATTACGGCCACTTCTGTGACGAGGAGATCGTGAACGATGATCTTTCTGAGGCGTTCGAAAAGTTGGTAAATTTTGCCAACAAATGCGAAACCGAGCCCCTCTGGGCACCCGCCAGTTGGGTGCAGTAG
- the LOC121597385 gene encoding MAGUK p55 subfamily member 7-like isoform X3, with protein sequence MTAVVMASDGSYDPVISKLITSLKEAESLSDEKDLGFLQNLLQSKELNALVNVHSKVAKINKDDRIAPLLSASVQILMEVLELLAPRCHISPLCKEVFHLLQTPHLQSILFAHDAIAQKDFYPHLPDIPVEVDEDEETIKIVQLVKSNEPLCAGAQSAEPIVGATIKTDEETGKIIIARIMHGGAADRSGLIHVGDEVIEVNNINVEGKTPSDVLSILQNSEGTITFKLVPSDGKLDQRESKVRVKAYFDYEPENDPYIPCKEAGLGFQRGDILHIVSQDDSYWWQARKEGEKTTRAGLIPSRALQERRILHERTQKEPNGDAKTENDDFDREMIATYEEVAKLYPCPGVFRPIVLIGAPGVGRNELKRRLVARDPEKYKSPVPYTTRPMRPGEVAGREYLFVTREKMEADIAASKFIEHGEYKGHLYGTAADSVKSIVNASCVCVLGPHYQALKSLRTAQLKPYIVHIRPPAFEELKKSRTKARARSTFDENNSRGFTDEEFMEMIKSDERINFHYGHFCDEEIVNDDLSEAFEKLVNFANKCETEPLWAPASWVQ encoded by the exons ATGACCGCAGTTGTCATGGCGTCGGACGGAAGCTATGATCCAG TAATTTCTAAGTTGATTACATCGCTCAAAGAAGCAGAAAGCTTGTCAGATGAGAAGGATCTTGGGTTCTTGCAAAATTTGCTGCAGTCGAAGGAACTCAATGCACTTGTTAACGTACATAGCAAGGTGGCCAAAATTAACAAGGATGACAGAATAGCACCGTTGCTCTCTGCGTCCGTGCAG ATTCTGATGGAAGTACTGGAGCTGCTGGCTCCGAGATGCCATATTTCTCCACTTTGCAAAGAGGTATTCCATCTACTTCAAACACCGCATTTGCAG AGTATTCTTTTCGCTCATGATGCGATCGCGCAAAAAGATTTCTATCCACATCTTCCGGATATCCCTGTGGAAGTTGACGAAGACGAAGAAACTATCAAAATCGTACAACTTGTGAAAAGTAATGAACCTCTG TGTGCTGGAGCACAAAGTGCGGAACCAATCGTT GGCGCTACTATTAAAACAGACGAGGAGACGGGCAAAATCATTATCGCAAGGATCATGCACGGTGGAGCGGCAGATCGTTCGGGCCTTATTCACGTTGGCGATGAGGTGATTGAAGTGAATAACATTAACGTCGAGGGTAAAACACCAAGCGATGTTCTATCAATTCTG CAAAACTCGGAAGGTACGATCACATTCAAGCTTGTACCATCGGATGGTAAGCTGGACCAACGTGAAAGTAAAGTGCGGGTGAAGGCGTACTTTGACTACGAACCTGAAAACGATCCCTACATCCCTTGCAAAGAAGCTGGCCTAGGATTCCAGCGCGGTGATATCCTGCATATTGTATCTCAG GATGATTCCTACTGGTGGCAAGCGCGCAAGGAAGGTGAAAAGACAACACGCGCCGGATTGATACCAAGTCGAGCACTGCAGGAGCGTCGCATCCTGCATGAACGAACTCAAAAGGAACCGAACGGCGATGCAAAAA CTGAGAACGATGATTTTGATCGAGAAATGATCGCCACTTACGAGGAGGTAGCAAAGCTGTACCCGTGTCCCGGTGTCTTTCGACCCATCGTCTTAATCGGTGCACCCGGCGTGGGTCGAAACGAGCTGAAGCGTCGACTGGTGGCCCGAGATccagaaaaatacaaaagtcCAGTTCCAT ACACCACGCGGCCTATGCGCCCCGGAGAGGTTGCCGGAAGGGAGTATCTGTTCGTGACAAGGGAAAAAATGGAAGCGGATATTGCGGCCAGCAAGTTTATTGAACATGGCGAGTACAAAGGACATCTGTACGGTACGGCGGCCGATAGTGTGAAAAGCATCGTAAATGCTAGCTGCGTCTGTGTCCTTGGACCGCACTATCAAGCGCTGAAATCATTACGGACAGCTCAACTAAAGCCATACATTGTACATATTAGACCACCGGCGTTTGAGGAGTTGAAAAAATCTCGTACGAAAGCTCGGGCACGCTCCACGTTCGATGAAAACAATTCACGAGGTTTTACG GACGAAGAATTTATGGAAATGATCAAATCGGATGAGCGCATCAATTTTCATTACGGCCACTTCTGTGACGAGGAGATCGTGAACGATGATCTTTCTGAGGCGTTCGAAAAGTTGGTAAATTTTGCCAACAAATGCGAAACCGAGCCCCTCTGGGCACCCGCCAGTTGGGTGCAGTAG
- the LOC121597385 gene encoding MAGUK p55 subfamily member 7-like isoform X4, producing MTAVVMASDGSYDPVISKLITSLKEAESLSDEKDLGFLQNLLQSKELNALVNVHSKVAKINKDDRIAPLLSASVQILMEVLELLAPRCHISPLCKEVFHLLQTPHLQSILFAHDAIAQKDFYPHLPDIPVEVDEDEETIKIVQLVKSNEPLGATIKTDEETGKIIIARIMHGGAADRSGLIHVGDEVIEVNNINVEGKTPSDVLSILQNSEGTITFKLVPSDGKLDQRESKVRVKAYFDYEPENDPYIPCKEAGLGFQRGDILHIVSQDDSYWWQARKEGEKTTRAGLIPSRALQERRILHERTQKEPNGDAKTENDDFDREMIATYEEVAKLYPCPGVFRPIVLIGAPGVGRNELKRRLVARDPEKYKSPVPYTTRPMRPGEVAGREYLFVTREKMEADIAASKFIEHGEYKGHLYGTAADSVKSIVNASCVCVLGPHYQALKSLRTAQLKPYIVHIRPPAFEELKKSRTKARARSTFDENNSRGFTDEEFMEMIKSDERINFHYGHFCDEEIVNDDLSEAFEKLVNFANKCETEPLWAPASWVQ from the exons ATGACCGCAGTTGTCATGGCGTCGGACGGAAGCTATGATCCAG TAATTTCTAAGTTGATTACATCGCTCAAAGAAGCAGAAAGCTTGTCAGATGAGAAGGATCTTGGGTTCTTGCAAAATTTGCTGCAGTCGAAGGAACTCAATGCACTTGTTAACGTACATAGCAAGGTGGCCAAAATTAACAAGGATGACAGAATAGCACCGTTGCTCTCTGCGTCCGTGCAG ATTCTGATGGAAGTACTGGAGCTGCTGGCTCCGAGATGCCATATTTCTCCACTTTGCAAAGAGGTATTCCATCTACTTCAAACACCGCATTTGCAG AGTATTCTTTTCGCTCATGATGCGATCGCGCAAAAAGATTTCTATCCACATCTTCCGGATATCCCTGTGGAAGTTGACGAAGACGAAGAAACTATCAAAATCGTACAACTTGTGAAAAGTAATGAACCTCTG GGCGCTACTATTAAAACAGACGAGGAGACGGGCAAAATCATTATCGCAAGGATCATGCACGGTGGAGCGGCAGATCGTTCGGGCCTTATTCACGTTGGCGATGAGGTGATTGAAGTGAATAACATTAACGTCGAGGGTAAAACACCAAGCGATGTTCTATCAATTCTG CAAAACTCGGAAGGTACGATCACATTCAAGCTTGTACCATCGGATGGTAAGCTGGACCAACGTGAAAGTAAAGTGCGGGTGAAGGCGTACTTTGACTACGAACCTGAAAACGATCCCTACATCCCTTGCAAAGAAGCTGGCCTAGGATTCCAGCGCGGTGATATCCTGCATATTGTATCTCAG GATGATTCCTACTGGTGGCAAGCGCGCAAGGAAGGTGAAAAGACAACACGCGCCGGATTGATACCAAGTCGAGCACTGCAGGAGCGTCGCATCCTGCATGAACGAACTCAAAAGGAACCGAACGGCGATGCAAAAA CTGAGAACGATGATTTTGATCGAGAAATGATCGCCACTTACGAGGAGGTAGCAAAGCTGTACCCGTGTCCCGGTGTCTTTCGACCCATCGTCTTAATCGGTGCACCCGGCGTGGGTCGAAACGAGCTGAAGCGTCGACTGGTGGCCCGAGATccagaaaaatacaaaagtcCAGTTCCAT ACACCACGCGGCCTATGCGCCCCGGAGAGGTTGCCGGAAGGGAGTATCTGTTCGTGACAAGGGAAAAAATGGAAGCGGATATTGCGGCCAGCAAGTTTATTGAACATGGCGAGTACAAAGGACATCTGTACGGTACGGCGGCCGATAGTGTGAAAAGCATCGTAAATGCTAGCTGCGTCTGTGTCCTTGGACCGCACTATCAAGCGCTGAAATCATTACGGACAGCTCAACTAAAGCCATACATTGTACATATTAGACCACCGGCGTTTGAGGAGTTGAAAAAATCTCGTACGAAAGCTCGGGCACGCTCCACGTTCGATGAAAACAATTCACGAGGTTTTACG GACGAAGAATTTATGGAAATGATCAAATCGGATGAGCGCATCAATTTTCATTACGGCCACTTCTGTGACGAGGAGATCGTGAACGATGATCTTTCTGAGGCGTTCGAAAAGTTGGTAAATTTTGCCAACAAATGCGAAACCGAGCCCCTCTGGGCACCCGCCAGTTGGGTGCAGTAG
- the LOC121596814 gene encoding uncharacterized protein LOC121596814 isoform X2 — translation MFNNIPKYTLFSLYLTVSLLPKCIVIYFEDRIFKRQKRKINNLRQLQLCSDRESINKIVDISHYNMIIGASAVLLLLGMPCANGLPLWDYLTGINTSEDSSATTGLIEPREDNAKSLVRYDTMVPVLQVILTPIGRMVWPRVEQWFSGLFGAYLDSANRAIDTLSQYATENISFQTGDVYYTKNDMIDGHGHQSLIITLPSGRTITVLTFKSKSKFNILDEFPQLSEAQNEVRELN, via the exons ATGTTCAACAACATACCAAAATATACATTATTTTCCCTTTACCTAACCGTTTCACTTTTGCCAAAGTGCATTGTAATCTACTTCGAGGACAGAATCTTTAAAAGACAG aaaaggaaaattaaCAACCTTCGCCAACTTCAGTTGTGTTCTGATCGCGAAAGTATCAACAAGATAGTGGATATTTCA cattataaCATGATTATTGGTGCTAGCGCTGTGTTGCTGCTATTAGGCATGCCTTGTGCCAACGGACTCCCATTGTGGGATTATTTAACCGGAATAAACACTAGCGAAGATAGTTCGGCAACGACAGGGCTGATCGAACCCCGGGAGGATAATGCAAAATCTTTGGTACGGTACGACACTATGGTTCCCGTTCTACAGGTCATACTGACACCTATCGGCCGGATGGTGTGGCCCCGCGTTGAGCAATGGTTCTCTGGACTGTTCGGGGCGTATCTGGATAGTGCAAATAGAGCCATCGACACACTCTCGCAGTACGCAACGGAAAATATATCCTTCCAGACAGG CGATGTGTATTACACTAAGAATGATATGATTGATGGACACGGACACCAGTCTTTGATTATTACTCTACCATCAGGAAGAACCATAACTGTGCTGACTTTCAAATCCAAAAGTAAATTCAATATATTGGATGAGTTTCCACAGCTATCCGAGGCACAAAACGAGGTTAGAGAGTTGAACTGA
- the LOC121596814 gene encoding uncharacterized protein LOC121596814 isoform X1: MFNNIPKYTLFSLYLTVSLLPKCIVIYFEDRIFKRQKRKINNLRQLQLCSDRESINKIVDISVSIVKMHYNMIIGASAVLLLLGMPCANGLPLWDYLTGINTSEDSSATTGLIEPREDNAKSLVRYDTMVPVLQVILTPIGRMVWPRVEQWFSGLFGAYLDSANRAIDTLSQYATENISFQTGDVYYTKNDMIDGHGHQSLIITLPSGRTITVLTFKSKSKFNILDEFPQLSEAQNEVRELN; this comes from the exons ATGTTCAACAACATACCAAAATATACATTATTTTCCCTTTACCTAACCGTTTCACTTTTGCCAAAGTGCATTGTAATCTACTTCGAGGACAGAATCTTTAAAAGACAG aaaaggaaaattaaCAACCTTCGCCAACTTCAGTTGTGTTCTGATCGCGAAAGTATCAACAAGATAGTGGATATTTCAGTGAGCATTGTGAAGATG cattataaCATGATTATTGGTGCTAGCGCTGTGTTGCTGCTATTAGGCATGCCTTGTGCCAACGGACTCCCATTGTGGGATTATTTAACCGGAATAAACACTAGCGAAGATAGTTCGGCAACGACAGGGCTGATCGAACCCCGGGAGGATAATGCAAAATCTTTGGTACGGTACGACACTATGGTTCCCGTTCTACAGGTCATACTGACACCTATCGGCCGGATGGTGTGGCCCCGCGTTGAGCAATGGTTCTCTGGACTGTTCGGGGCGTATCTGGATAGTGCAAATAGAGCCATCGACACACTCTCGCAGTACGCAACGGAAAATATATCCTTCCAGACAGG CGATGTGTATTACACTAAGAATGATATGATTGATGGACACGGACACCAGTCTTTGATTATTACTCTACCATCAGGAAGAACCATAACTGTGCTGACTTTCAAATCCAAAAGTAAATTCAATATATTGGATGAGTTTCCACAGCTATCCGAGGCACAAAACGAGGTTAGAGAGTTGAACTGA
- the LOC121597203 gene encoding estradiol 17-beta-dehydrogenase 11, whose product MLASKGKPFSFDQTELNPSRNKPSIRRTIMDVIVFLLTSLGYILQAFYYQIFGVPKKDLNGEIALVTGGGGGLGRLLALRLIKLGAKVVLWDINQEGLDDSVKLIQSLGGLCKGYKVDISNKEEVYKYAKIIQEEIGDVTLLFNNAGVVSGRALLDTPDHLIERSFSVNVLAHFWTTKAFLPAMLKNDHGHIITIASLAGHVGISKLVDYCSSKFAAVGFDEALRLELEHLRAQGVFTTVICPYFIQSTGMFDDVNSRWVPTLDSNDVADKIIEGVQKNEKYVIIPGYLRLMLAIKWMFPWGCNSGFLRRLVPDAAPQHTITPLNNSECDNTKDISSDNNNTTKSTPLLVHRQCTGERVL is encoded by the exons ATGTTAGCATCCAAAGGAAAACCTTTCTCGTTCGACCAAACCGAGCTTAATCCATCTCGGAATAAGCCGTCTATTCGACGAACAATAATGGATGTGATAGTGTTTCTGCTAACATCGCTAGGATATATATTACAG GCATTTTACTATCAAATATTTGGCGTGCCAAAGAAAGACTTGAATGGAGAGATAGCATTAGTAACCGGCGGTGGAGGTGGCCTTGGAAGGTTGCTAGCCCTTCGACTCATTAAGCTTGGCGCCAAAGTTGTGCTGTGGGACATAAATCAAGAAG GGCTGGATGACTCCGTAAAGCTGATCCAATCTCTAGGAGGCCTCTGCAAAGGTTACAAAGTGGACATCTCTAACAAGGAAGAGGTGTACAAATATGCGAAAATTATACAGGAAGAGATTGGCGAT GTAACTTTGTTATTTAACAATGCCGGAGTCGTTTCTGGACGTGCCCTTTTAGATACACCCGATCATTTGATAGAGCGATCCTTTAGCGTCAATGTACTGGCACATTTCTGG ACGACAAAAGCATTCCTACCAGCAATGCTGAAAAACGATCATGGACATATCATAACGATTGCCTCTCTTGCCGGCCATGTTGGAATATCAAAGTTGGTAGATTACTGTTCCAGTAAATTTGCAGCG GTTGGTTTTGATGAAGCGTTACGATTGGAACTTGAGCATCTCCGAGCGCAGGGTGTGTTTACGACAGTCATTTGTCCGTATTTCATACAGTCTACTGGAATGTTTGACGATGTCAACTCAAg GTGGGTCCCTACACTAGATTCAAATGATGTGGCCGATAAAATCATCGAAGGTGTccagaaaaatgaaaaatatgttattatACCTGGTTATTTACGCTTAATGTTGGCCATCAAATG gaTGTTTCCTTGGGGATGTAATTCTGGATTCTTGCGACGGTTGGTGCCGGATGCTGCTCCGCAACATACTATAACACCGTTAAATAATTCAGAATGCGATAATACAAAAGATATTTCCAGTGATAACAATAATACCACTAAATCGACGCCTCTTTTGGTCCACCGGCAATGCACTGGTGAACGTGTGCTATAA